The Trueperaceae bacterium sequence ACGTGCCGGCGCGACGAGACCTCCACCGCGGCGCGCCACGCGTCGAACGGCGGCCCGACGAACAACGCCGCGAGGTCGCCGCCCTCGACGACCATCGACGCGAGCGTGGTCGGGGTGGGGACGAGGGCGGCGGCGGCCTCGATCATGGCGCGCACGGGGGTGTCCGCCACCCCGATCGTGCGGCGCACGCCGGCGAGCGCCCCCAACCAGTGCGTGACGTCGATCATGTCGCCGTCGCTGACGCCGGGAAAGAGGTACTTGTGGCCCCCGGAGTAGCCGACGACCTCGTGCGGGAAGGTCGGCCCGAGGATCAACGTCGCGTCGTGCTCCAGGACCGCGCGTTGGATGCGGACCGTGGCGCCGTCCCCGAGGGTCGGGTGCCAGCGGTCGCCGGCGATCGCCTGGATGCGCTCGCGCGACAACCGCCCGATCTCGACGAGGGCGTCGGGGTTCGCCCAGTCGTGGTTCACGACCCGGACGCGCGGCGCGAGCGCCGCGAGGTCCGCTTCGCTGCGCCCGACGAGGCGGGCGAGGCGGCCGGGGTCGAGGGGTGGGTGGGTCCCGAGCGCGACCATGAACGTCAGCGACGCCGCGTCCCCCAGGATCTCGAGGGCGGCGTCGAACAGCATCGGGAGCGGCAGGCTGCGGGTGTGGTCGGGGATCAACACCAGCACGTCGTCGCCGGCGAAGCGGCCGGCGAGGCCCGCGTCGAGGGTGGCGCGCACGCGCTCCGCGGGCAGCGTGCCGGTCTCCGCGACGGCGCGCGCGTGCAGGGCGCCCGGGTCGCCGGGGGGGAGCGTCACCTCACACCCCCCCGAACGCCGCGTACCCGCCGTCGACCGGTACGACGACGCCGGTCACGAAGGCGCTGGCGTCGGACGCCAACCACAGCAACGTCCCGGCCAGGTCGCCCGGGTCCCCGAAGCGGCCCATGGGGGTGTGCTCCAGGATCTGCCGGCCGCGGGGCGTGGGCGTCCCGTCCGCCTCGGTCAGCAACGCGCGGTTCTGCTCGCCCAGGAAGAAGCCGGGCGCGACGGCGTTGACGCGGACGCCGGGGCCCCACGTCGTCGCGGCGTACGTCGCCAGCCACTGCGTGAGGTTGTCGACGCCGGCCTTCGCCGCGGCGTAGCCGATCACCCGCGTGAGCGGCTTCTGCGCCGCCATGCTGGAGACGTTCACGACGCTCCCGCGCCCGCGGTCCGCCATGCCGCGCGCGAACGCCTGCGTCGGCATCAGGGTGCCGGTCAGGTTCAGGTCGACCACCGCGCGGAACGCGTCGGGGTCGAGGTCGAACAGCGTGGCGTCACCGTGCACGAGCGCGTCGGCGCGGTTGCCGCCGGCGGCGTTCACGAGGACGTCGGCGGGCCCCCAGGTCGCCTCCAGCGTGGCGGCGGCGCCCTCGAGGGCGCCCGCATCGAGGACGTCGGCGGGCAGCGCGAGGGCCTGCCCGCCGGCGTCCGTCAGGTCCCGGGCGACGCGGTCGGCGACGTCGGCGCGGCGGCCGAGGACCGCGACGCGGGCGCCGGCGCCCGCCAGGGCGTGCGCCATCGCGCCCCCCAGGACGCCGGTCCCGCCGGTCACGACCGCCACGCGGTCCGTGAGGTCGAAGGGGGCGGCGGCGCTCACGCCGGCCGGCCCCCACCGCGCGGTGCGAGGAGGGCGCCGGCGACGGCGAGCGTCAGAAGACCGGGCCACGACCACTGCCACGCGAAGGCGAGGGTGGCGGCGGGCGGGTCGCCGGCCAGGACGAGGCCGGTCACGACCGCGGCGACGAGGTAGGCGGGCGCGAGCGCGAGGCGGAGGCCGAGCGTCCGGGCGGCGGGCGGCAGGCCGTAGCGGAGCGCGAGGAGCAGCGTCACGACGAGCACGAGCTCGAGCAGGACCGTCGGCAGCATCGGGCCGGCCGGCATGCCGGTCACGAGCCGGTTGGCGAGGGGCGTGAGGACCGCGATCGACAGCGCGGAGACCGGATCGAGGCGCATCGCGGCGAGCCCCGCGGCGAGGAAGATCGGCAGCAGTCGGGCGCCCATGGGCGGGCCGGCCTCGACGGGCACGAGGTGGACGGCGAAGGGCAGCGCCATGCCGACGGCGAGGGCGACGCCGACCGCGCCGAGACGACGGACGAGGGGGGTGGTGGCGGTGGAGGTCATGCGGACTCCTTCGGGCGCGCAGCGGCGCCGGTGGCGTCGGTCGGGCCGACGAACGGGGTGAGGTGGCGGACGAAGTGGCGTTCGAGGGTGGCGGCGTGCGCCTCGCGTTCGCGGAGGAGGAGCGCGCGGAGGTCGGGGCGGTGGGCGTCGAGGGCGGAGCCGTAGGTGACGTGCAGCACCTGGCGGGCGTCGTCGTCGTCGAGGAGGGCCGGGAGGTCGGCGTCGCCGAGGACGTCCGGGGCGGGGACGCGGGCGAGGTCGGCGCCGATCAGGTAGCTGGCGCGGTCCGTCTCGAAGTGCGCGCGGGCGGTGGCGAGGATCGCGCGGAACAGGTCGGGGGCGCGGGTCGCGGCGACGCGCAGCGCCTCGAGGTACGAGGTGCCGGCGGTCTTGAGGTGGACGGCGCCGTGCGTCGCGGCGGCGATGAGGGGGTAGACGGAGAACTTGTCGCTGCCGGAGTGCAGCGACAGCTTGTACCCCCCGAGCTGCGTCGCGATGGCGCCGTGCACGGCCAGCGTGGCCCGCAGGGTGCCGAGGTCCCCACGGAAGTCGACGCCCTTCTCGAAGCGCCCGACGAAGCGGGGGGCGAGCGAGACGACCGGCAGCGCCAGGCGGCGCAATTCGAGCGCGAGGAGGGCGTGCTCGACGGGGCGGGTGGGGGTGCCGGTCTCGTCGACGGAGATCTCGATCTCGTGCGGGACGTCGGTCTCGACCAACGCCGCGTGCAGGGCTCGGGCGTGCGCGAGGGCGGCGCCGTACTTCGCGGCGGCGCGGGCGGCGTCCTCGGGGGTCACCTCCAGCGCGACGTCGCCGAGGTCGAGGCGGCGCCCGCCGTAGCGGCGGAGGTGGTCGGCCTGCGTCGTCTCGAGGGCGTCCCAGGGCAGGGCGTCGAGCTTCGCGTCGAGCGTCGCGCCTGTGGCGTGGTCGGCGTCGTCGTCGACGCGGTCGCCTGGATCGAACGTGAACAGGGTGAAGCCGGCGGCGGCGGTGGCGCGGACGTCGTCGGCGGTCTTGAGGTGGTCGGCGTCCGCGCCGAGCGGGCCGTCGTGGCCCGCTTCGAAGGCACCCCAGGTGGCGTCGTCCATCACCGCCTGCGGGGTGCGGCCGGTCCGGCCCATCTCGCGGATCGATTGTTGGGCGTAGATCGGTCGGATCGTGCCGTGGGGGTCGGCGGCGCGCAGCGCGCGGACGTGCCCGGGGGTGGCGAGCCCGAGCCGGTCGCCGAACCCCGCGCTCGCGCCCGGGCCGAGCGGCTGCGGGCGGAGGGCGGAGAAGGTGGCCCGAAGCCACGCGGCGTTCGTCGCGTCGGCCGGGCCGCGCGCGACGGCGTCGTCGCCGTCGGGCGTGCGGTCGGTCCAGTGGCCGCCGGTGAGCGCGGGGTCCTCCGGAGGGGCCAGGACGGCCAGGCGGGGGGCGTCGGCGGGTCCCTCGAGCCAGGCGGCGAGGCGGACGCCGTCGGGGCCGGGGAGGCTCCGCAGGGAGGGGGGGCGTCCGGCGTCGGCGTGCGCCGCGGCGCGGCGGAGTCGAGGGTCGGTCGGGGGTGGGCGGTCGCTCACGGGCGGGCCTCCTCGGGGCGGGTGGAGTCGCGCACGACGAGCTCGGGGTGGACGACGATGCCGACGTCGCGTCGGCGGCCGTCCATCCGGTCGAGCAGCATCCGCAGGGCGTGGCCGCCCATGGCGTACGTCGGGACGCGGAGCGTGGTGAGGGCGGGGGTGAACATCGCGGCGAAGGCGATGTCGTCGTACCCGACGACGGAGAGGTCGTCCGGGACGCGGCGGCCGAGGGCGGCGGCGGCGCGGAGCGCGCCGGCGGCGACGAGGTCGTTGAAGCACACGAGGCCGTCGACGCCGGGGTGGCGGGCGAGCAGGTCGTGGGCGGCGGCTTCGCCGCCGGCGATCGTCGGGGGGCCCTCGATGGTGCGTTCGGGGGGGAGCGTCGCGCCGGTCGCCTCGAGGGCGCGGGCGACCCCGACGCGGCGTTCGCGGCCGGCGTGCGACGTCGGGGGGCCGGCGAGCATCCCGAGGGTGCGGGCGCCGCCGCGCAGCAGGTGGTGCAGCGCCGCTTCGGCGCCGGCCTCGTGGTCGACGCGAACCGAGCCGGCGAGCGCGGCGGGGGCGCGCCGGTTGACGACGACGGCGGCGGCGTGCCGGGCGAGGAGGGCGTGGAGGCGGTCCTCGGGGAGGCGCGGGGAGGCGGCGATGACGCCGTCGACGCGGCGTTCCTCGAACAGGGCGAGGGCGGCCGCTTCGCGTTCGGCGTCCTCGATGACGTTGTGCAGGAGCAGGGTGTAGCCGGCCTCGAAGGCGACGTCCTCCGCGCCGCGCACGAGGTCGGGGAAGTACGGGTTGGTGACGTCGGGGACGAGCAGGCCCAGGGTGTGCGAGCGGGATTTCTTGAGGCTGCGGGCGACGACGTTCGGGCGGTACCCGAGCGCGGCGACGGCGTCGCGCACGCGTGCGCGGGTGGCGTCGCCGACCCCGGGGCGGTCGTTGACGACGCGCGAGACGGTCATGGGGGAGACGCCGGCGCGGGCGGCGACGTCGGCGAGGGTGACGTGCCCGCGATCGCCGGCGTCGGGGGCGCGGGCCTCGGCGGGGGCGGGGTCGGCCAAGGGGGACCTCCGGAGGGGGACGGCGTCCCGAAGCGGGCGCCGCCGATCCGATAACGTTAACCGTCTGAACGCGAGTCTACCCGCCGATTCGGGGGGTCGCAAGGGCACGAACCTCCGGGCTCGATCCTCGGCGCTGCGCGCCTCGCGCCCGGGTGCACCCGCGTTGACGCCGTTTTGAACGGCGTGCTAGCGTCCCCGCAACGCACAAGCGAACGTCGCGCGGCGCCCGAGGCTCGGGCCCGATGCATGCGATCCGGGAACGGTAACGCTACCGTCCTTCCATGCGGGGCCCCCGCCGTCGCCGATGCGACGATCGGGAAGGAGGACCGTCGCACGTCCCGTTCCCGCGCGCCTCGGCGCGCACGCCATCCCCGACGTCGGTCCCCCTGCGGTCCCCGACGCGGCCCCCTGGAGGTCCACCGTGCCCACCCTTCGTTTCGTTCGCAGCCTCGCCTTCGCGCTCGCCCTGTCCCTCGCCTTCGGGGCGACGGCGCAGGAGGTCGTCCTCCGCGCGGCCGACAACCAGCCCGAGGACTACCCGACCGTGCAGGGCCTCTACTTCATGGCCGACTACATCGAGGCCGCCACCGACGGCCGCATCGTCATGGAGGTCTTCCCCGGCGGGCAGCTCGGCGACGAGCGCTCGACGATCGAGCAGGTCCAGCTCGGCGTGATCGACGTCGTGCGCACCAGCACCAGCCCGGTCGGCGAGTTCCACGCCCCCATGGGCGTGTTCAGCCTGCCCTACATCTTCCGCGGCGAGACGCACATGTGGAAGGTCGTCAACGGCCCCATCGGCCGCGAACTGCTCGACGGCCTCGCGGAGGCCGACCTGCGCGGCCTCGCGTACTACGACTCCGGCAGCCGCAACTTCTACACGACCGACGTCCCCATCCGCAGCACCGCCGACCTCGAGGGGCTGCGCATGCGCACCCAACAGAGCCAGGTCGTGCTCGACATGATGGAGGCGCTCGGGGCGGAGCCGGTCCCCATGGCGTTCGAGGAGGTCTACAGCTCGCTGCAGACCGGCGTCATCGACGGCGCGGAGAACAACTTCCCCTCCTACGGGCCGTTCGGCGTGCGTCACTACGAGGTCGCGCCCTACTTCACCCTCGACGGGCACGCCCGCGTGCCGGAGGTCGTGATGATCAGCGAGCAGACGTGGAGCGGTCTCGATCCCGCCGACCAGCAGATCGTGCGCGAGGCGGCTCTGGCCTCCACGACGGTGCAGGCGGCCCTCTGGGACGACCTCTCGAACGAGAGTCGCGCCGCGGTCGTCGAGGCGGGCAGCGAGATCATCGACGTCGACGTCGCGGAGTTCCAGGAGGCCATGGCGCCGCTGTACGAGGAGTACGGCTCGGCGTACGGCGACCTGGTCGACCGCATCCTGGCCGTCGACTGAGCGCGGGGGTCCCACGCCCGTGACCGATTCTTCCGGCGACGCGAAGGGGCCCCGCGCCCCTTCGCGCGCCGTACTCGCGCGGCTCGACGGGGCGCTGGCGGCGGCGTTGCGCGTCGTGACCGTCGGGCTGCTCGCGAGCATCGTCGCCATCGTGACGTGGCAGGTCGCGACCCGCTACGTCCCCGGCCTCGCCGTCCCCCGCTGGACGGAGGAGGTCAGCCTCATCCTGATGGTGTGGTTGTCGCTGCTCGGCAGCGCCCTCGCGGTGCGCCGCGCCGAACACCTCGCCATGGACCTCGTCGTCCGGCAACTGCCGCCCGCCCTGCAGCGCGTCGCCTACTGGGCGGTGTGGCTCGCGGTCGCGGGGTTCGGCGTCTATTTGACGATCTACGGGGCGGAGTTGGCCTCCCGCACCCTGTCGCAAACCTTCTCCGCGACGAAACTCCCGATCGGCCTGATGTACGCGGCGATCCCCGCCGGGGGTGCCTTCATGGCCCTCTACGGCCTCGCCAACCTCGTGCGCCGTCCCGAGGTGCGGCTGAGCGAAGCGCAGGGCGCCGCCCCCGCCCGCAACCGCGTGCTGCGCGTCGCGACCGCCGTTCTCGGCATCGCGGTCGTCGTCGGCGGCGCGGCGATCTTGGGGACCGACGTCCTGTTCGGCCCGATCGGCGTGCTGCTGGGCACGTTCGTCCTGGCGTTGGCGGCGGGCGTCCCGATCGCCTTCGCGCTCGGGCTTGCGGCGCTCGCCGCGATCTTCGCCCTCGATCGCCCCCTCCCGCCGTTGATCGTGGCGCAACGCATGGCGAACGGCGTGAACGCCACGCCGCTCCTGGCGATCCCCTTCTTCATCCTCGCCGGCCAACTGATGTCGGCCGGTGGCATCGCGCAACGCCTCGTCGATTTCGCGCGCGTCCTCGTGGGCCCCATCCGCGGGGGGTTGGCGATGGTGAACGTCGTCGCCTCGATGTTGTTCGGGGGCGCGTCGGGCTCCGCGGTGGGCGACGTCAGCGCCAACGGCTCGATCCTGATCCCGATGATGAAGCGCAAGGGCTACGATGCGGACTTCAGCGTCGGCATCACCGTCGCCAGCTCCACGCAGGGCCTCATCATTCCGCCCAGCCACAACGCCGTGATCTACAGCCTCGCGGCGGGGGGGGTGTCGATCGGGGCGTTGTTCCTCGGCGGGTACCTGCCGGGCCTCCTCATCGGCGTGATGTTGATGGCGGCGTCGTACGTCGTCGCCCTGCGCCGCGGCTACCCGAGCGAACCCCGGCCCCCCGCCCGCGAGGGGTGGCGAGCGACGCTGCAGGCGATCCCCGGGCTGTCGGTGGGGTTGGTGATCGTCGGCGGCATCGCCTTCGGGTTCTTCACCGCCACCGAGGCGGCCGCCATCGGGACGGTCGTCGCGCTGCTCGTCGGGGCGTTCGTCCACCGCGAACTCACCCCCCGCACCCTCTGGAGCGCGCTGGTGCAGGCGGTCCGCACGATCTCCGTCGTGGTGCTCCTGATCGCCACCGCCAGCGCCTTCGCCTGGCTGATGGCGTACCTGCGCATCCCCAGCACCCTCGCGCAGGGCCTGCTGGACCTCACGGAGAACCGCGTGCTGCTGCTGCTCACGATCAACGCGATGCTGATCGTGCTCGGCGCGATCATGGACATGGCGCCGCTGATCCTCATTCTCACGCCGGTGCTGCTCCCCATCGTCACGGGCCCCGTCATCGGCATGAGCGAGGTGCACTTCGGGATCATGCTGCTCATGAACCTCGGGCTCGGGCTGACCACCCCGCCGGTCGGGACGGCGTTGTTCGTCGGGTGCGCGATCGGTGAGATCCGCATCGAGCAGGCCAGCCGCGCGATGGTGGTGTTGTGGCCCGCCCTGCTCGCGGCGTTGCTGCTGGTGACGTTCGCGCCGTTCATGGTCGAGGCGCTCCCGAACCTCGTCGCCCGCGTCGGCGGCGGCTGAGCGCCCGCTAGTCGCCGTCGTACGCCGCCGCCGCGGCGCGGTGGGCGTCGGCGATGCGGGCGCGCACGTCGCGGGGTTCGAGCACCTCGATCAGCGGCCCCCAACTGAGCAGGAACGACACGAGCTCGTGCGCGTCGCCGCCCGCGGCGCGCTGGCCGATCACGTCGACGTCGAGACTTCCGTCGTCGTGATGGGCGACGATCTCGAGCCCCTGGTCGCGGTCGTCGGTCTCCTCGAACCAGAAGGCGACGCTCGGCTGGACCCGCACGCGGACCCGCAGCGGTTCGCCGACCACGACACCCCACGTGTCCTTCATGTGGGCCAGCGGATCGAAGTCGTCGGGCACGGCGTAGCGATCCTCCTTGAGGCGGACCTGCTCCATGCGGGACAGCTTGTAGACGCGCAGTTCCCGCGCGTACGTCCGGTCGAACGCCAGCACGTAGGGCTCCATGTTCCGGCGGTTGAGCTCGAAGAACCACACCTCGAGATCGAGTCGCCGCTCCGAGCCGCTGCGCGCGCCGTGGTAGATGCAGCTCAGCACCCGACTCTGGAACCACGCCTGCGCGACCAGGTCCAGGGTCCGGTCGTCGGGGGACGTCTCCAGGTCCTCCACCGCCCGCAGCAGGATGCCGCGCGCCGGCTCGGGCACCTGCTGCGCCAGCTTCTCCATCGCCCGCCGGTAGTGCCGTTCGCCGACCCGGGTGTGCTGCAACAACCGCGTGGCGCTGTGCACCGCGAGCGCTTCGACCTCGTTCAGGGCGGCGCGCTCGCCCGGGAGGGCGTAGCGGTGGTCGCGCTCGTCGAGCGGGTAGCCGAGCGCGCGGAGGTCCTCGAGGTCGCGTTCGATGGTGCGGCGGGTCGTGGCGTAGTACGTCGCGAGCTCCGCGACGCCGTGCGGCCGGAGGCGGAGGCGCTCCACCAGGTCGTTGAGGCGGGCCGCCTTGGCGCGCGTGCGGGTCATCAGTTGAGGGGCCGCGCGTGCGGGGCGGCCGTCGCCACGACCTCGGCCTCCGCGGCGCGCCAGACCCGCGCGAGGGAACCGGTGCGGGCGTCGGCGGTGGGGAGCGTCACGACCCACGCGGCACGCTCGTCCTCCGCGGGGGGCCTCACGGCGTCGAGCCCGCCCCGCTCGATGCGGCGGGCGACCTCGCGGAGGCCGTCCCCGTCGAGCCACCGCTCGGGCAGCCAGGTGCCGGTCCGGTCGCGGCGGGCGGCGGTCCGGACGCTCCAGTCCGCCAACCGCCGGAGCGTGCCGGCGGGGTCGTGCCCCAACGTCGTGCGCGTCACGACCGCCAGGTGGAGGGCGGGCCCCGTCGCGGGGCCCTGGTGGGCCCAGCGGACCTCGAGCCGGTCGATCGGTCCGTGCGCGTCCGGGGGCGCCTCGAGGCGCACGGCGTGGTGCGTCGCGTCGGGACGGCGGCGCCAGCCCTCGTCGACGCGGGCGGTGAGCATGTCGTCCTGTTCGGTGCCGACGAACCAGGGCCCGAGCTTGCTGGTGCCGCGCAGGGCGACGTCGGCGACGGCGCGCTGCCCGCGCGCCCCGACGTCGCGCAGGGCGGCCAGCAGGTCGCTGGGCACGGGGGCGTTGCGGGCGGCGATCATGTCGGGCCGCGCGGCGAGGGGGCCGGAGGCGATCTGGTGCAGCAGCGACTCCGCGCTCCACGCCTGCAGCAGCAGGCCGTCGGCGACCGCGTCGAGGCGGGCCGGGTCGGTGTCGGCGTCGGCGGGCAACCAGAAGCGCGCGTCGAGGTGCACGCGGCGGTCGTCGTCGTGGCGGAGCGTCCCGACGGTGTCCTGCCCCTGCGCGAACAGCGCCAGGACCGCCAGGTAGCGGTCCACGCCGATCTCGTCGGCGACGGGGATCGTCGCGTCGAGGAACGCGCCGTCGTGCAGCGCCGAGTCCGACGTCGTCGCGACGGCGGCCGGTGCGGGTGCGAGGGTGAGGCGGATCGTCCGGCGGTGGGGCCGCCAGCGCCAGGCGTCGGCCTCCGGCGCGGGACGGAGCGACGCCCCCGGCACCGCGTCCCGCACCCGGGCGAGGACGGCCTCGGTGGCGGCGTGGCGACGGGTCCTCGTGCGCGGCGGGGTCTGGGTGCGGGGGTTCGCTGGGATCACCGGAGCTCCTCTCGAGCGGGGGCGAGGCGTTACGGGTCGAACGTATCACGTGCTTTCCTGTGTGTCGTGATGGACGTGCGTCCCGGGGACGCCGTCGGGGGTGGCGCATCGACGTTTCGCACGATCCCACCCTCCTGCGACGGGGAGCGTCGCGCGGGTGGGGGTCGGGGTCGCGCCAGGGTCGCGAGACGGTCCCGCGCGGGGTCGGGAGGGGGCGGGTCGGGGGTCGGCAGCGCGCGGGGCGGTGGAGGGGCGCTCAGGCGGCGCGCCACGCCCGCCACGCCGCCCGCGCCATCCCGGCGGGCTTGAACGACGCCAGCTGACCGGGCCAGAACAGCTCCGCCTTGTCCGACACCGTCGAGTGGTTGAACCGCGCGATGTCGCCGCGCAGCGGCGCGCTCGCCGCCGCGGAGCGGGCCGCACCGCCCGCATCCCCGAGCTCCGCCGCGAGCCGCGCCCGCAGCGCGCGGGCGCCGGCGATCCCGTCCGCGACGGCGTCGGCGCGGGCGGGGGAGAGGTAGCCGTAACGCCGTTTCGCCGCGTTGAGGCGCTCCGCGGCGTCGTACGTCGCGTCCACCAACTGCGCGCGCGTCATCCACCGCGTCTCGTAGTTCAGGATGTGCTCCCAACTGGGTTGCGTCAGCAGCTGCCGGTGCTCCTCGAGCGTCCGCGCGAACGTCCGGTAGCCGTACGCCTCGGGATCCTGGAAGATGTGGCTGCCGGGGTCGAGGAACGGACCCATCGGCGAGATGAACGCCTGCAACCGCCGGTCGCCGAACCCGAACAGCCGTTCGCAGTAGGCGACCGTGTCCATCACCGAGGCGTGGTCCTGGTGCTGCAGGCCGATCATGAAGAACACGTCGATGCGCGCGACGTTCAGGGTGAGGGCGTGGCGCAGGGTCGCCTCCATCTCCGCGTTCGAGAAGCCCGCCTCCCCCTCGAGCGCGTGGCGCACCTTCGGGTCGTGACTCTCGGGGCTCAACTCGAAACTCCACGCGGGCAGCGTCGCGTCGACGTGATCGAGGAAGCCGTGCGGCGGTAGGTCGAAGAACTCCAGCATGATCTCGTTGCGCACGCCCCGCGCCGCGATCGCGTCGATCGCGGCGCGGGCGTACGCCTCGCCGTTCTGCAGCAGGTCGCCGGGGATCACGATCGGTCCGCGCGTCAGCTTCGCGATCGCCGCGGCGTTGTCCGCCAGGTTGTCGGGGCTGCGGAAGGCCGGCGTCCGCCGCGTCGTGACGTGCGTGCACGCCGTCGCGGAACTCCCGCACGTCGTGCATTCGAAGACGCAGCCCTTCAGGGGCAGCACCATCGTCGTCGGGTTCTTCAACCAGCCGTCGTAGGGCAGGACGCCGTGCACGTCGCGGTAGCGCAGCGCCATTTCGACGAGCACCTCGGGCCGCACGTCGACGCCGTCGAGGGTCGACGGCATGTACGTCAGCGCGTTCGTCTGGATGCGTCCCGCGTCGTCGCGCCACGCCAGGTTGGGGACGTCGCGCAGCGCCGGCCCCGTCCCCTCGAGGTGCTCCAGGAGCTGCCGCAGCGGCTCTTCGGTGCTGTCGCCCCGCAGCACGAAGTCGATCTCGGGGTAGGCCAGCAGGTCGCGATGGAAGTAGCTGCTCGACAGGCCCCCGAACACGACGGGGACGTCGGGGTGCGCGGCCTTCGCGAGGCGCGCGATTTCGATGGCGCCGTGCGCGTGCGGCATCCAGTGCAGATCGATGCCGATCAGGCGGGGGCGCTGGTCCGCCAGGAAGCGGGGGACGTCGAACCGCTTGCTGCGCAGCATCTTCAGCGCCAGGTTGGCGATGCGCACGCGCTTGCCGTGCGCCTCGAGGTAGCCCGCCATCGTCAGGAAGCCGATCGGGTACAGCTCGAACATCACCGACGACGGCACCATGTCGCTCACGGGGCCGTACAGCGTCGTCCGGT is a genomic window containing:
- a CDS encoding TIGR04190 family B12-binding domain/radical SAM domain protein, translated to MAAPRVVRHGDAMAHAMDLLLLHPPSVYDFRDRTTLYGPVSDMVPSSVMFELYPIGFLTMAGYLEAHGKRVRIANLALKMLRSKRFDVPRFLADQRPRLIGIDLHWMPHAHGAIEIARLAKAAHPDVPVVFGGLSSSYFHRDLLAYPEIDFVLRGDSTEEPLRQLLEHLEGTGPALRDVPNLAWRDDAGRIQTNALTYMPSTLDGVDVRPEVLVEMALRYRDVHGVLPYDGWLKNPTTMVLPLKGCVFECTTCGSSATACTHVTTRRTPAFRSPDNLADNAAAIAKLTRGPIVIPGDLLQNGEAYARAAIDAIAARGVRNEIMLEFFDLPPHGFLDHVDATLPAWSFELSPESHDPKVRHALEGEAGFSNAEMEATLRHALTLNVARIDVFFMIGLQHQDHASVMDTVAYCERLFGFGDRRLQAFISPMGPFLDPGSHIFQDPEAYGYRTFARTLEEHRQLLTQPSWEHILNYETRWMTRAQLVDATYDAAERLNAAKRRYGYLSPARADAVADGIAGARALRARLAAELGDAGGAARSAAASAPLRGDIARFNHSTVSDKAELFWPGQLASFKPAGMARAAWRAWRAA